From the genome of Glycine max cultivar Williams 82 chromosome 2, Glycine_max_v4.0, whole genome shotgun sequence, one region includes:
- the LOC102659683 gene encoding uncharacterized protein → MVRTRGLGRALGTVSGRGLGRGDHDDSDDSPQRRRPTASARRQRVPVTVTDEADVPATEIDVPGPDLASTEAGLDADEPMVEADIQDTGANTAAEDDVDTGAQAAEDEPEGFLGGPSDPSVLTEYADHVAGSVWTGEERPELKLSSHGRKMHSLGRPVPTIEGLVAGTGLSPLIACSIDTGDRGLLLSFVEQWHRETSSFHLPMGEVMIMLGNVASLLHLPMVGDLHAFQPVHMDDVVQMLVELLMVTTELPGLR, encoded by the exons ATGGTTAGGACTAGAGGCCTAGGCCGTGCTTTAGGTACGGTTAGTGGTAGAGGTCTGGGGAGAGGTGATCATGATGATTCTGACGATTCTCCCCAGCGCCGAAGGCCTACCGCATCCGCACGTAGGCAACGAGTACCTGTGACTGTTACGGATGAGGCTGACGTACCTGCGACTGAGATTGACGTACCTGGTCCTGACTTAGCCTCGACTGAGGCTGGTCTAGATGCGGATGAGCCAATGGTAGAAGCTGACATTCAGGACACTGGTGCAAACACTGCTGCAGAGGATGATGTAGACACTGGTGCACAGGCTGCTGAGGATGAGCCTGAGGGATTTCTGGGTGGTCCGAGCGACCCATCTGTACTGACCGAGTATGCGGATCACGTCGCAGGCAGCGTATGGACAggagag gagcgtCCTGAGTTGAAGTTATCCTCTCACGGGAGGAAGATGCATAGTTTAGGCAGGCCTGTCCCTACCATTGAAGGGCTAGTTGCTGGGACAGGACTAAGTCCTCTGATTGCGTGCTCGATAGACACTGGCGATCGAGGACTTTTGTTGTCGTTTGTCGAGCAGTGGCACCGGGAGACTTCTAGTTTCCATCTCCCTATGGGAGAGGTGATGATCATGCTGGGCAACGTCGCGTCTCTTCTGCATCTGCCCATGGTTGGCGACTTGCATGCCTTTCAGCCCGTGCACATGGATGATGTTGTACAGATGTTGGTAGAGTTATTGATGGTCACTACAGAGCTTCCAGGGCTGAGATAG